A genomic segment from Nocardia cyriacigeorgica GUH-2 encodes:
- a CDS encoding fructosamine kinase family protein has translation MRRDGTDGRAADVSGAPHRCGDHRASLASAWLAGGCFRAATAGRTVAVVTTFRKADSGTHPDFYPAEAAGLRWLGAAGAPVVEVLSVDRAHIELARLPHGRASADSARRLGEALARMHDAGTEGAGFGCPPAGFTGQIFIGKRPMSSVEHDRWGEFYVTERVLPFLAIAYDAGSVDRSQRAVIERACAVVAEGRFDDGEAPSRIHGDLWNGNVVWTGAQAVLIDPAAHGGHRETDLAMLDLFGCPYFEQIIDGYQSRHRLADGWRARVPLHQLHPLAVHAAGYGPGYGQALHQAAVDTLRL, from the coding sequence ATGCGCCGCGACGGCACGGATGGCCGCGCGGCCGACGTTTCCGGTGCCCCACACCGCTGTGGAGATCATCGGGCGAGTCTAGCAAGTGCTTGGTTGGCGGGAGGGTGTTTCCGGGCAGCGACAGCCGGTCGTACGGTGGCGGTCGTGACCACCTTTCGCAAGGCCGATTCCGGTACCCACCCCGACTTCTATCCGGCCGAGGCGGCGGGACTGCGCTGGCTCGGCGCAGCGGGAGCACCGGTGGTCGAGGTGCTCTCGGTGGACCGCGCGCACATCGAATTGGCCCGACTGCCGCACGGGCGGGCCTCGGCAGACAGCGCGCGCCGGCTCGGCGAGGCGTTGGCGCGGATGCACGACGCCGGCACCGAAGGCGCCGGATTCGGTTGTCCGCCCGCCGGTTTCACCGGACAGATCTTCATCGGCAAGCGGCCGATGAGCAGTGTCGAGCACGATCGCTGGGGCGAGTTCTACGTCACCGAACGGGTGCTGCCGTTCCTCGCCATCGCCTATGACGCCGGCAGTGTGGATCGCTCGCAGCGCGCCGTCATCGAGCGGGCCTGCGCCGTCGTCGCCGAGGGCCGTTTCGACGATGGCGAAGCACCGTCACGGATCCACGGCGATCTGTGGAACGGCAATGTGGTGTGGACCGGTGCGCAGGCGGTGCTGATCGATCCGGCCGCGCACGGCGGGCACCGGGAGACCGATCTGGCGATGCTGGACCTGTTCGGTTGCCCCTACTTCGAGCAGATCATCGACGGATACCAGTCGCGACACCGATTGGCCGACGGCTGGCGGGCCCGGGTGCCGTTGCATCAACTGCATCCGCTGGCCGTGCATGCGGCCGGGTACGGGCCCGGCTATGGGCAGGCGCTGCATCAGGCGGCGGTGGATACGTTGCGGCTGTGA
- a CDS encoding alkaline phosphatase D family protein, which produces MGLSRRQLLRFGGVASAAALAGSCAVSGARYRAPRWTGDPFTLGVASGEPTADGVVLWTRLAPDPFAPDGLGGMPAHPVTVDYEIAHDEQFRQVVRRGSAVADRALGHSVHPEIGGLQPQRWYYYRFRAGSALSPVGRTRTAPRPGTGSRLRFAYASCQAWNDGHYTAYRHLAEEDLDLVVHLGDYIYEYPLTGGRRGVRVPSPLRHEARDLAGYRLHYAWFKSEEPLRRAHAAFPWLVTMDDHEVDDDWAADAVASTVDIDALRAVFLRRRAAAFQAMYEHQPLRLGQLPSGPNMRLHRCFRFGDLAEITLLDTRQYRTRQACGGEIVTGCAPATNVDRTILGGAQRQWLLNGFAQSPARWQILGNQVVMGRTDHDPGPEVAISTDAWDGYASERAAILGAAADRSVRNLVVLTGDRHENYAADLRRDVADSESAVVAAEFTGTSITSGGDGVDLPGRGRDLLAANPDLKFYNAQRGYVRVEVDHQLWRTDFRVVPFVERPGAPVHTRASFVVQDGVPGVVEASRWDRPATVEPTDRVEHAAAPPLGSDDDR; this is translated from the coding sequence ATGGGCCTGTCGCGTCGGCAGCTGTTGCGGTTCGGTGGCGTGGCGTCGGCCGCCGCGCTGGCGGGAAGTTGCGCGGTCTCCGGCGCCCGGTATCGGGCTCCGCGCTGGACCGGCGATCCCTTCACTCTCGGCGTCGCCTCCGGTGAGCCGACCGCCGACGGGGTGGTGCTGTGGACTCGGCTGGCGCCGGACCCGTTCGCTCCCGATGGTCTCGGCGGCATGCCCGCCCACCCGGTGACCGTCGACTATGAAATCGCCCATGACGAGCAGTTCCGGCAGGTGGTGCGCCGCGGCTCGGCGGTGGCCGATCGAGCGCTGGGCCACAGCGTGCATCCCGAGATCGGCGGGCTGCAACCGCAGCGGTGGTACTACTACCGGTTCCGGGCGGGTTCGGCGCTGTCGCCGGTGGGCCGCACCCGCACCGCACCGCGGCCCGGTACGGGTTCGCGCCTGCGCTTCGCCTACGCCTCCTGTCAGGCCTGGAACGACGGCCATTACACCGCCTACCGGCATCTGGCCGAGGAAGACCTCGATCTGGTGGTGCATTTGGGCGACTACATCTACGAATATCCGCTGACCGGCGGCCGTCGCGGCGTGCGGGTGCCCTCGCCGCTGCGCCATGAAGCCCGCGACCTGGCCGGCTACCGACTGCACTACGCGTGGTTCAAATCCGAGGAGCCGTTGCGCCGGGCGCATGCGGCGTTCCCGTGGCTGGTGACAATGGACGATCACGAGGTCGACGACGACTGGGCCGCCGACGCCGTCGCCTCGACCGTCGATATCGACGCCCTGCGCGCTGTGTTCCTGCGCCGTCGGGCTGCTGCCTTCCAAGCGATGTACGAACACCAGCCGCTGCGCCTCGGGCAGTTGCCGTCGGGCCCGAATATGCGCCTGCATCGCTGCTTCCGGTTCGGCGACCTCGCCGAGATCACCCTGCTCGACACCCGCCAGTACCGCACCCGGCAGGCCTGCGGCGGCGAGATCGTCACCGGATGCGCGCCGGCCACGAATGTGGATCGCACCATTCTCGGTGGCGCGCAACGACAGTGGTTGCTCAACGGTTTCGCGCAGTCGCCCGCGCGCTGGCAGATCCTCGGCAACCAGGTGGTGATGGGCCGCACCGACCACGATCCCGGCCCGGAGGTGGCGATCTCCACCGACGCCTGGGACGGGTACGCGAGCGAACGTGCCGCGATCCTCGGTGCCGCCGCCGACCGGTCGGTGCGCAATCTCGTGGTGCTCACCGGCGACCGGCACGAGAACTACGCCGCCGACCTGCGCCGCGATGTCGCCGACAGCGAATCCGCAGTGGTGGCGGCCGAATTCACCGGCACCTCGATCACCAGCGGCGGCGACGGCGTCGACCTGCCCGGCCGCGGACGGGACCTGCTGGCGGCCAATCCGGATCTGAAGTTCTACAACGCCCAGCGCGGCTACGTGCGGGTGGAGGTCGATCACCAGTTGTGGCGCACCGATTTCCGGGTGGTGCCGTTTGTCGAGCGGCCCGGCGCGCCGGTTCACACCCGAGCGAGTTTCGTCGTCCAGGACGGTGTGCCCGGTGTGGTGGAGGCGTCCCGGTGGGATCGGCCCGCGACCGTGGAGCCCACCGATCGCGTCGAGCACGCCGCCGCACCGCCGCTCGGCTCCGACGACGATCGGTGA
- a CDS encoding alpha/beta hydrolase encodes MATTATETKHDAADSAQATAPPKPGSAWVRLEFGGLVGALVLIWLSLTPSLLPRDALFQGVVTGAAAAVGYGLGVLVAAIIRWMLHREQPRPARALTWWVLAGIAVVGTVLMLIWFAGWQDELRTLMGVSGLSIWSYPIIVVVAVVVFAILVALTRAVIAVTRWVARLLTKVLPARVAVVAGGVLVAIALVAVLDGVVANGAMSVLNNTFAAVNQETDADNPAPTVPERSGGPGSLVTWDSLGRQGRIFVGNGPTVEQLTEFNGRPAMMPIRTYTGLASAETVRAEAELAVAELDRAGGFDRAVIGVATTTGTGWINQSTASALEYLYNGDTALVSMQYSYLPSWLSFLVDQERARQAGQALFEAVYAKWSTLPENDRPKLVVFGESLGSFGGKAAFSGIQDLTARTDGALFVGPTSNNVVWGEVTARRDPGTPQVLPVFQDGRTVRFVARPADLERPTPDWPGPRVVYLQHGSDPITWWTPGLALREPDWLREPRADDVLDSTRWIPIVTFLQVSADMAVSTNVPDGYGHTFHAAIADSWAAILQPPDWTPADTERLRAVLTGAN; translated from the coding sequence GTGGCGACAACCGCGACCGAGACGAAGCACGACGCTGCGGACTCCGCGCAGGCGACGGCACCGCCGAAGCCCGGCAGCGCGTGGGTGCGGCTGGAATTCGGCGGCCTGGTCGGCGCGCTGGTGCTGATCTGGCTGTCGCTGACGCCCTCGCTGCTGCCACGCGATGCCCTGTTCCAGGGTGTGGTGACCGGCGCGGCCGCCGCCGTCGGCTACGGGCTGGGCGTGCTGGTGGCCGCGATCATCCGGTGGATGCTGCACCGTGAGCAGCCCCGCCCGGCCCGGGCGCTGACCTGGTGGGTGCTGGCCGGGATCGCGGTGGTCGGCACGGTGCTCATGCTGATCTGGTTCGCGGGCTGGCAGGACGAATTGCGCACGCTGATGGGTGTTTCCGGGCTGTCGATCTGGTCGTATCCGATCATTGTGGTGGTCGCGGTGGTGGTGTTCGCCATCCTGGTCGCGCTGACGCGTGCGGTGATCGCGGTGACGCGCTGGGTGGCGCGGCTGCTGACCAAGGTGCTGCCCGCGCGGGTCGCCGTGGTGGCCGGCGGCGTGCTGGTGGCGATCGCCCTGGTGGCGGTGCTCGACGGCGTGGTGGCCAATGGCGCGATGTCGGTGCTCAACAACACCTTCGCCGCGGTCAACCAGGAGACCGATGCCGATAATCCGGCGCCCACCGTGCCCGAACGTTCCGGCGGGCCGGGGTCGCTGGTGACCTGGGATTCGCTGGGCCGGCAGGGCCGCATCTTCGTCGGCAACGGGCCGACCGTCGAGCAGCTCACCGAGTTCAACGGCCGCCCGGCGATGATGCCGATCCGCACCTACACCGGGCTGGCCTCGGCCGAAACCGTGCGCGCGGAGGCGGAATTGGCGGTGGCCGAACTCGATCGGGCCGGCGGCTTCGACCGTGCCGTCATCGGCGTGGCCACCACCACCGGCACCGGCTGGATCAATCAGTCCACGGCCTCGGCGCTGGAGTACCTGTACAACGGCGATACCGCGCTGGTGAGCATGCAGTACTCGTACCTGCCGAGCTGGCTGTCGTTCCTGGTGGACCAGGAGCGGGCGCGGCAGGCCGGGCAGGCGCTGTTCGAGGCGGTGTACGCGAAGTGGTCGACGCTGCCCGAGAACGATCGCCCGAAACTGGTGGTGTTCGGCGAGAGCCTGGGGTCGTTCGGCGGTAAGGCCGCCTTCTCCGGTATCCAGGATCTGACCGCGCGCACCGACGGCGCCCTGTTCGTCGGGCCGACCAGCAACAACGTCGTCTGGGGTGAGGTGACCGCGCGTCGCGATCCCGGTACGCCGCAGGTGCTGCCGGTCTTCCAGGACGGCCGCACGGTGCGGTTTGTGGCCCGCCCCGCCGACCTGGAGCGGCCGACGCCGGACTGGCCGGGACCGCGGGTGGTGTATTTGCAGCACGGCTCCGATCCGATCACCTGGTGGACCCCGGGTCTGGCGCTGCGCGAACCCGATTGGCTGCGCGAACCCCGCGCCGACGACGTCCTCGACAGCACCCGCTGGATCCCGATCGTCACCTTCCTGCAGGTCTCGGCGGATATGGCGGTCTCCACCAACGTCCCCGACGGCTACGGCCACACCTTCCACGCGGCCATCGCCGACTCATGGGCGGCCATCCTGCAACCGCCGGACTGGACCCCGGCCGACACCGAACGCCTGCGCGCGGTGCTGACCGGCGCCAACTGA
- a CDS encoding ankyrin repeat domain-containing protein: MTADNGSAPESGDPAIDPDLVELATAVFTLARTGGADQLAAYLDAGVPVNLTNDRGDTLLMLAAYHGHRDVVGVLLARGADPDRANDRGQTPLAGVVFKGETEIVRDLLAAGADPDAGTPSAREAATMFGKTELLELFA; this comes from the coding sequence GTGACTGCGGACAACGGCTCTGCCCCCGAATCCGGCGACCCGGCGATCGACCCCGACCTGGTCGAGTTGGCCACCGCGGTATTCACCCTGGCCCGCACCGGCGGCGCCGACCAGCTGGCCGCCTACCTCGACGCGGGCGTGCCGGTGAATCTCACCAACGATCGCGGTGACACCCTGCTCATGCTCGCCGCCTACCACGGCCATCGTGACGTGGTCGGCGTGCTGCTGGCCCGCGGCGCCGACCCCGACCGCGCCAACGACCGCGGCCAGACCCCGCTGGCCGGTGTGGTGTTCAAGGGCGAGACCGAGATCGTGCGGGATCTGCTGGCCGCGGGCGCCGACCCGGACGCGGGCACGCCCTCGGCGCGCGAGGCCGCGACCATGTTCGGCAAGACCGAACTGCTCGAACTCTTCGCCTGA
- a CDS encoding serine/threonine-protein kinase, with product MAHSAPPASGVTVQSDRSPETSRGNQVAEVVERFAQAWQEGDSPPELRSYLPDAPAIRRVSLIELIKIDLANRWQRGTAPKRLAEYVDELPELRTWPLPPDLIYEEFHIRRRSGSSVDVGEYTAAYPEQAEQLSQLLTTEDYHSTLLGGRAEPANLDELEVGQRIDDFDLMTSLGRGAFARVFLARQRSMQRLVAVKISRDKGTEPQTLAQLDHDYIVRVFDQRVIDGPGLRLLYMQYVPGGTLLTVLERVRTTPPAQRNGRLLLDVIDSVLAGKGEIQPAESPVRAELAKLSWPETVAWLGRRLAQALDYAGGIGVLHRDVKPANVLLTAEGVPKLADFNISFSGNVSGDSPVAYFGGSLAYMSPEQLSVVHPDRPTAAADLDTRSDLYSLAVVLWELLTGRKPFGDEAATGGDRTALDSMLDRRAHSPQDLPYADLPPGTPAALQRALVRALEPDPAKRWERGADMAQQLQVCLDARARDLVDPPPGSARLRARSWVHPIMALAIAVPNLLAILYSYNHNRTLIISKLDADAQRTFDRVAWTSYGVGFLIGAIVTIALVMHLWLIMYGLRHGKAYDAAALARARSDTLQLASRNVLTCFVLWVITGIAVPVSVQLSGSQISAESSAHFFLTQIVCGAIAMAYPYFLVSFYAVRCLYPAFLPLGGLGADDSRQLRALDRRSTYFLTVAAAVPLLGAAGVTFIPSADIDAVIVPLRVLCFGGALAFVGVYWLFRMLERDLAALERIVTH from the coding sequence ATGGCGCACTCCGCCCCGCCTGCCTCCGGGGTGACCGTCCAGTCCGACCGGTCGCCGGAGACATCGCGGGGCAACCAGGTCGCCGAGGTCGTCGAACGGTTCGCCCAGGCCTGGCAGGAGGGCGACAGTCCGCCCGAGCTGCGCAGCTACCTGCCCGACGCGCCCGCGATCCGGCGGGTCTCGCTGATCGAACTGATCAAGATCGACCTGGCCAATCGCTGGCAGCGCGGCACCGCGCCGAAACGACTGGCCGAATACGTCGACGAGCTCCCCGAACTGCGCACCTGGCCGCTGCCGCCGGACCTGATCTACGAAGAGTTCCACATCCGCCGCCGCTCGGGCAGCTCCGTCGACGTCGGCGAATACACCGCCGCCTATCCCGAACAGGCCGAACAACTTTCACAGCTGCTGACCACCGAGGACTATCACAGCACGCTGCTCGGCGGCCGCGCCGAACCGGCGAATCTGGACGAACTCGAGGTCGGCCAGCGCATCGACGACTTCGACCTGATGACCAGCCTCGGCCGCGGCGCCTTCGCCCGGGTCTTCCTGGCCCGGCAGCGGTCCATGCAGCGGCTGGTGGCGGTGAAGATCTCCCGCGACAAGGGCACCGAACCGCAGACGCTGGCCCAGCTCGATCACGACTACATCGTGCGGGTCTTCGATCAGCGCGTCATCGACGGGCCGGGCTTGCGGCTGCTGTACATGCAGTACGTGCCCGGTGGGACGCTGCTGACCGTGCTGGAGCGGGTGCGCACGACGCCGCCAGCGCAACGCAACGGGCGGCTGCTGCTCGATGTCATCGACTCGGTGCTGGCCGGTAAGGGCGAGATCCAGCCCGCCGAATCGCCGGTGCGCGCCGAACTGGCCAAGCTGTCCTGGCCGGAAACGGTGGCGTGGCTGGGGCGCAGACTCGCCCAAGCACTGGACTACGCGGGCGGGATCGGGGTGCTGCACCGCGACGTCAAACCGGCCAATGTGCTGCTCACCGCCGAGGGTGTGCCGAAGCTGGCCGACTTCAATATCAGCTTCAGCGGCAACGTCTCCGGTGACAGTCCGGTCGCCTACTTCGGCGGCTCGCTGGCCTACATGTCGCCCGAACAGCTGTCGGTGGTGCATCCGGACCGGCCCACCGCCGCCGCCGACCTCGACACCCGCAGCGACCTGTACTCGCTGGCCGTGGTGCTGTGGGAACTGCTCACCGGCCGCAAACCCTTCGGCGACGAGGCCGCCACCGGCGGCGATCGCACCGCGCTGGATTCCATGCTGGACCGGCGCGCGCACAGCCCGCAGGACCTGCCCTACGCCGATCTGCCGCCCGGCACGCCCGCCGCGTTGCAGCGTGCGCTGGTGCGCGCGCTGGAACCGGATCCGGCCAAACGCTGGGAACGCGGTGCCGATATGGCACAACAGTTGCAGGTCTGCCTGGACGCGCGCGCCCGCGACCTGGTGGACCCGCCGCCGGGCAGTGCGCGGCTGCGGGCGCGCAGCTGGGTGCATCCGATCATGGCGCTGGCCATCGCGGTGCCCAACCTGCTGGCGATCCTCTACAGCTACAACCACAATCGCACGCTGATCATCAGCAAACTCGACGCCGACGCCCAGCGCACCTTCGATCGCGTCGCCTGGACCAGCTACGGCGTCGGCTTCCTGATCGGCGCCATCGTCACCATCGCGCTGGTGATGCATCTGTGGCTGATCATGTACGGGCTGCGCCACGGCAAGGCCTATGACGCGGCGGCACTGGCGCGCGCCCGCTCGGACACCTTGCAGTTGGCCAGCCGCAATGTGCTGACCTGCTTCGTGCTGTGGGTGATCACCGGGATCGCGGTGCCGGTGTCGGTGCAACTGTCGGGCAGCCAGATCAGCGCCGAATCCTCGGCGCATTTCTTCCTCACCCAGATCGTCTGCGGCGCCATCGCCATGGCGTACCCGTACTTCCTGGTGAGTTTCTACGCGGTGCGCTGCCTGTACCCGGCGTTCCTGCCGCTGGGCGGACTCGGCGCCGACGACAGCAGGCAGTTGCGCGCACTGGACCGGCGCAGTACCTACTTCCTGACCGTGGCCGCCGCGGTCCCGCTGCTCGGCGCGGCCGGGGTGACCTTCATCCCGTCGGCCGACATCGACGCGGTGATCGTGCCGCTGCGGGTGCTGTGCTTCGGCGGCGCGCTGGCCTTCGTCGGCGTGTACTGGTTGTTCCGGATGCTGGAGCGCGATCTGGCCGCACTCGAACGCATAGTCACCCACTGA